A window of Brachybacterium fresconis contains these coding sequences:
- a CDS encoding acetyltransferase: MTIRDEHRRRAGWAPFLRAGTRVVLRYAIDREASPHGESMTDALGTIQTADETEVRVMTRRGQVRVPRRLVIAAKEVPPPPTRPAARETP; this comes from the coding sequence ATGACGATCCGCGATGAGCACCGCCGGCGTGCCGGCTGGGCGCCCTTCCTCCGCGCCGGGACCCGGGTGGTGCTGCGCTATGCGATCGATCGCGAGGCCTCCCCGCACGGGGAGTCGATGACCGATGCGCTGGGCACGATCCAGACGGCCGATGAGACCGAGGTGCGGGTGATGACCCGTCGGGGTCAGGTGCGCGTGCCGCGGAGGCTGGTCATCGCGGCGAAGGAGGTCCCGCCCCCGCCGACGCGCCCTGCGGCGCGCGAGACGCCCTGA
- the fdxA gene encoding ferredoxin, which produces MTYVIALPCVDVKDRACVDECPVDCIYEGNRMLYIQPDECVDCGACEPVCPVEAIFYEDDTPDQWAEYYKANVEFFDDLGAPGGAAKMGVIDSDHPIIEALPIQPNPLA; this is translated from the coding sequence ATGACGTACGTCATCGCCCTGCCCTGCGTCGACGTGAAGGACCGTGCCTGCGTCGACGAGTGCCCCGTGGACTGCATCTACGAGGGCAACCGGATGCTGTACATCCAACCGGACGAGTGCGTGGACTGCGGTGCCTGCGAGCCCGTCTGCCCCGTCGAGGCCATCTTCTACGAGGACGACACCCCGGACCAGTGGGCCGAGTACTACAAGGCCAACGTCGAGTTCTTCGATGACCTGGGAGCGCCCGGCGGCGCCGCCAAGATGGGCGTGATCGACTCCGACCACCCGATCATCGAAGCCCTTCCGATCCAGCCCAACCCCCTGGCCTGA
- the dapC gene encoding succinyldiaminopimelate transaminase — protein sequence MAATTPAPPAAARRGLAARLPAFPWDALTAAKQRAAAHADGIVDLSVGTPVDPTPASVQAALAEAADRPGYPTTIGTPALREALVDFVRRHRGAPAELDVDGVLPTVGSKELVAHLPFQLGIGPGEIVAFPAIAYPTYDMGARFVGADALPLDLADLASRGDDALPDPSAASRIRLLWLNSPSNPTGEVLAAEQMAAIVAWARARGIIVASDECYALLPWTVDEVPSVLDPRVNAGSLADVLCVYSLSKQSNLAGYRAAFVAGDPALVGELLAVRKQAGMMLPAPIQEAMTVALGDDAAVAAQREVYRCRREVLEPALRAAGGTIHGSQAGLYLWTGFGEEAMTTVDRLADLGILVAPGMFYGEGGGDVVRVALTATDERITAAARRLARP from the coding sequence GTGGCAGCCACCACTCCGGCCCCACCCGCCGCTGCCCGCCGCGGCCTCGCCGCACGCCTGCCCGCCTTCCCCTGGGATGCCCTGACCGCCGCGAAGCAGCGGGCCGCCGCGCATGCGGACGGGATCGTCGACCTCTCCGTCGGCACCCCCGTCGACCCCACGCCCGCCTCCGTGCAGGCCGCGCTGGCCGAGGCCGCAGACCGTCCCGGGTACCCGACCACGATCGGCACCCCCGCACTGCGCGAGGCCCTGGTCGACTTCGTCCGCCGCCACCGCGGCGCCCCCGCCGAGCTCGACGTCGACGGCGTGCTGCCGACGGTCGGCTCCAAGGAGCTGGTCGCCCACCTGCCCTTCCAGCTCGGCATCGGCCCCGGGGAGATCGTCGCCTTCCCCGCGATCGCCTACCCGACCTACGACATGGGCGCCCGCTTCGTCGGTGCCGACGCGCTCCCCCTGGACCTGGCCGACCTCGCCTCCCGGGGCGACGACGCGCTGCCCGATCCGTCGGCCGCGAGCCGGATCCGCCTGCTGTGGCTGAACTCCCCGTCGAATCCCACCGGCGAGGTGCTCGCAGCCGAGCAGATGGCCGCGATCGTCGCCTGGGCCCGCGCCCGGGGGATCATCGTCGCCTCCGACGAGTGCTACGCCCTGCTGCCGTGGACCGTCGACGAGGTCCCCTCGGTGCTGGACCCCCGGGTCAACGCCGGTTCGCTGGCCGACGTGCTGTGCGTGTACTCGCTGTCGAAGCAGTCCAACCTCGCCGGCTATCGGGCGGCTTTCGTCGCCGGGGACCCCGCGCTGGTGGGAGAGCTGCTCGCCGTGCGCAAGCAGGCGGGGATGATGCTCCCCGCCCCGATCCAGGAGGCGATGACCGTCGCCCTCGGGGACGACGCCGCGGTCGCCGCCCAGCGCGAGGTCTACCGCTGTCGTCGCGAGGTCCTCGAGCCCGCGCTGCGCGCAGCCGGGGGCACGATCCACGGCTCCCAGGCCGGCCTGTACCTCTGGACCGGCTTCGGCGAGGAGGCGATGACCACGGTCGATCGCCTCGCCGACCTCGGGATCCTGGTCGCCCCGGGGATGTTCTATGGTGAAGGGGGCGGGGACGTCGTCCGCGTCGCCCTCACCGCGACCGACGAGCGGATCACCGCCGCCGCCCGGCGCCTCGCCCGCCCCTGA
- a CDS encoding citrate synthase — translation MDHDATSTAQLTVREKSLDLPIIPAVEGNSGITIGPLRKETGDVTYDPGFMNTANAKSAITYIDGEAGILRYRGYPIEQLAEKSSFLEVSYLLINGELPTKGQLENFEAQVERRTLLDERFKRMFDGYPRDAHPMAVLQAGVSGLSTFYQDSLDPFDMEQTRLSTVRLLAKVPTMAAYAHRIAQGHALLYPDNRLSLIENFLRLTFGFPVEEYVADPVVVRAMEQLLILHADHEQNCSTSAVRLVGSAQANLFTSISAGIGALSGPAHGGANAAVMEMLDEIRTRDLDPKAFMEKVKNKEDGIRLMGFGHRVYKNYDPRAKFVKKIADDVLERLGVHDEQLELAMKLEEIALQDDYFVERKLYPNVDFYTGLIYKAIGFPTHMFTVLFAIGRLPGWIAQWQEMVHDPETKIGRPRQIYTGHAEREYVPMETRTGTTELRLEQLATELDEERRAHQEQLAKEHRLDH, via the coding sequence ATGGATCACGACGCGACGTCGACTGCACAGCTCACGGTCCGGGAGAAGTCCCTCGACCTCCCGATCATCCCCGCCGTCGAGGGCAACTCCGGCATCACGATCGGACCGCTGCGCAAGGAGACCGGGGACGTCACCTACGACCCCGGTTTCATGAACACCGCGAACGCCAAGTCCGCGATCACCTACATCGACGGCGAGGCGGGTATCCTGCGCTACCGCGGGTACCCCATCGAGCAGCTGGCCGAGAAGTCCTCCTTCCTCGAGGTCAGCTACCTGCTGATCAACGGCGAGCTGCCCACCAAGGGCCAGCTGGAGAACTTCGAGGCGCAGGTCGAGCGGCGCACCCTGCTCGACGAGCGCTTCAAGCGGATGTTCGACGGCTACCCGCGCGACGCCCACCCGATGGCGGTGCTGCAGGCCGGGGTCTCGGGCCTGTCGACCTTCTACCAGGACTCCCTGGACCCCTTCGACATGGAGCAGACCCGGCTGTCGACCGTGCGCCTGCTGGCGAAGGTGCCGACGATGGCCGCCTACGCCCACCGCATCGCCCAGGGCCACGCCCTGCTGTACCCGGACAACCGGCTCTCCCTGATCGAGAACTTCCTGCGGCTGACCTTCGGCTTCCCCGTCGAGGAGTACGTGGCCGACCCGGTCGTGGTCCGCGCCATGGAGCAGCTGCTGATCCTCCACGCCGACCACGAGCAGAACTGCTCCACGTCTGCGGTGCGCCTGGTCGGCTCCGCCCAGGCGAACCTGTTCACCTCGATCTCCGCCGGCATCGGCGCCCTGTCGGGCCCCGCTCACGGCGGCGCCAACGCGGCCGTGATGGAGATGCTCGACGAGATCAGGACCCGGGATCTCGACCCGAAGGCCTTCATGGAGAAGGTGAAGAACAAGGAGGACGGGATCCGCCTGATGGGCTTCGGGCACCGGGTCTACAAGAACTACGACCCCCGCGCGAAGTTCGTCAAGAAGATCGCCGACGACGTCCTGGAGCGTCTCGGGGTGCACGACGAGCAGCTCGAGCTGGCCATGAAGCTCGAGGAGATCGCGCTGCAGGACGACTACTTCGTCGAGCGCAAGCTCTACCCGAACGTCGACTTCTACACCGGGCTGATCTACAAGGCCATCGGCTTCCCCACGCACATGTTCACCGTGCTGTTCGCCATCGGCCGCCTGCCCGGCTGGATCGCCCAGTGGCAGGAGATGGTCCACGACCCGGAGACCAAGATCGGCCGCCCGCGGCAGATCTACACCGGGCACGCCGAGCGCGAGTACGTGCCGATGGAGACCCGTACCGGCACCACCGAGCTGCGCCTCGAGCAGCTCGCGACCGAGCTGGACGAGGAGCGTCGTGCGCACCAGGAGCAGCTCGCCAAGGAGCACCGCCTGGACCACTGA
- the dapD gene encoding 2,3,4,5-tetrahydropyridine-2,6-dicarboxylate N-succinyltransferase, producing the protein MTTTTPDSSPTQAWGIALTTLGADGSVLDAWYPSPQLGEAPSAPQNHPLHAQLTAAARADEVRGTTQEVMVREIELGAAPADAADAYLRLHLLSHRLVQPNAQNLEGLFGKLTNVVWTSEGPCAVPGFEETRLRLIAAGRRPTVLSVDKFPRMVDYVLPVGVRIGDADRVRLGAHLAEGSTVMHEGFVNFNAGTLGSSMIEGRISQGVVVGDGSDVGGGASTMGTLSGGGTERVSIGRRSLVGAEAGVGIALGDDCVVEAGLYVTAGTKVELVGEAGAEAHVVKARDLSGVANLLFRRNSLSGAVQAVAREGQTVALNAALHAN; encoded by the coding sequence ATGACCACGACGACCCCTGATTCCTCCCCCACCCAGGCCTGGGGCATCGCGCTCACCACCCTTGGTGCCGACGGCTCGGTCCTGGACGCATGGTATCCCTCGCCGCAGCTCGGCGAGGCTCCTTCTGCGCCCCAGAATCATCCGCTGCACGCGCAGCTGACCGCCGCGGCCCGAGCCGACGAGGTGCGTGGCACCACGCAGGAGGTGATGGTGCGCGAGATCGAGCTGGGGGCCGCCCCGGCCGATGCCGCCGACGCCTACCTGCGTCTGCACCTGCTCTCCCATCGCCTGGTCCAGCCCAACGCCCAGAACCTCGAGGGCCTGTTCGGGAAGCTCACCAACGTGGTGTGGACCTCCGAGGGCCCCTGCGCCGTCCCCGGCTTCGAGGAGACCCGGCTGCGCCTGATCGCGGCGGGTCGTCGGCCCACCGTGCTGAGCGTCGACAAGTTCCCGCGGATGGTGGACTACGTGCTGCCCGTCGGCGTGCGCATCGGCGACGCCGACCGCGTGCGCCTGGGTGCGCATCTGGCCGAGGGCAGCACCGTCATGCACGAGGGCTTCGTGAACTTCAACGCCGGCACCCTCGGCTCCTCGATGATCGAGGGCCGCATCTCCCAGGGCGTCGTCGTGGGCGACGGCTCCGACGTCGGCGGCGGCGCCTCCACCATGGGAACCCTCTCCGGCGGCGGCACCGAGCGCGTCAGCATCGGACGTCGCTCCCTGGTCGGAGCCGAGGCCGGGGTCGGCATCGCCCTCGGCGACGACTGCGTGGTCGAGGCCGGGCTCTATGTCACGGCCGGCACGAAGGTGGAGCTCGTGGGCGAGGCCGGCGCGGAGGCGCACGTGGTCAAGGCGCGGGACCTCTCCGGCGTGGCCAACCTGCTGTTCCGTCGCAACTCGCTCAGCGGTGCGGTGCAGGCGGTGGCCCGCGAAGGCCAGACCGTCGCCCTCAACGCCGCGCTGCACGCGAACTGA
- a CDS encoding MFS transporter — MTVPAPPSPLRRNPEYLRWLIGDLLLDIGTGIGAFAFPLVTFMVTDSLGITGLVALVQGAGALVGLIPGGLLADRVERRRLRLLAGVIGAIVQAVLVLVLLTGAAGAVVLAALAFADRFRETLLGSASNAMLKQIVPTTQLPRAVSVNQGREAAVEMASGPLGGALLGLSIVFPPLAQLLGNLGSVAATLTMRRRYHPRAEGAEHTKVGEDLREALSWMISQPIRMQVLAIASSVNLGANGLIFAVLLDLASDGVPAATIGLLNTVLAAAILLGAFLAPRLVDTVPTGALAIVPVLLMAAVGVFLAFAPGMLWIGAAYAVLGIGLPAINASSQGFFTHITPIAMQGRVSSLMRLVSSALMPLAPAVAGWGLDLVGVFPTMLVFAAVLVLGALVGVLGPDLRRIPTAPQWEHYARQEGLAVEE; from the coding sequence ATGACCGTCCCCGCCCCGCCTTCGCCGCTGCGGCGCAATCCTGAGTACCTCCGGTGGTTGATCGGGGACCTCCTCCTCGACATCGGAACGGGCATCGGGGCCTTCGCCTTCCCGCTGGTGACCTTCATGGTCACCGATTCGCTGGGCATCACCGGGCTGGTGGCGCTGGTCCAGGGCGCCGGCGCGCTGGTCGGCCTGATCCCGGGCGGGCTGCTCGCCGATCGCGTCGAGCGGCGACGATTGCGACTGCTGGCCGGGGTGATCGGTGCGATCGTCCAGGCGGTGCTGGTTCTCGTGCTGCTGACGGGGGCGGCCGGCGCCGTGGTGCTCGCGGCGCTCGCGTTCGCGGACAGGTTCCGCGAGACGCTGCTGGGCAGCGCCTCCAACGCCATGCTGAAGCAGATCGTGCCGACCACGCAGCTGCCCCGGGCGGTCTCGGTCAACCAGGGGCGGGAGGCCGCGGTCGAGATGGCCTCCGGGCCCCTCGGCGGTGCCCTGCTGGGCCTGTCGATCGTGTTCCCCCCGCTGGCCCAGCTGTTGGGCAACCTCGGCTCGGTCGCCGCGACGCTCACCATGCGGCGCCGGTACCATCCGCGCGCCGAAGGTGCCGAGCACACGAAGGTCGGGGAGGACCTGCGCGAGGCGCTCTCCTGGATGATCTCGCAGCCCATCCGGATGCAGGTGCTGGCGATCGCGTCGTCCGTGAACCTCGGCGCCAACGGGCTGATCTTCGCCGTGCTGCTGGACCTGGCCTCCGACGGTGTGCCGGCCGCGACGATCGGTCTGCTGAACACGGTGCTGGCCGCGGCGATCCTGCTCGGTGCGTTCCTCGCGCCGCGCCTGGTGGACACCGTTCCGACGGGGGCGCTGGCGATCGTCCCGGTGCTGCTGATGGCCGCGGTCGGGGTGTTCCTCGCGTTCGCCCCCGGCATGCTCTGGATCGGCGCGGCCTATGCCGTCCTCGGGATCGGGCTGCCGGCGATCAACGCCTCCAGCCAGGGGTTCTTCACCCACATCACGCCGATCGCGATGCAGGGGCGGGTCAGCTCGCTGATGCGCCTTGTCTCCTCGGCGCTGATGCCGCTGGCCCCGGCGGTCGCCGGCTGGGGACTGGACCTCGTGGGCGTCTTCCCCACCATGCTCGTCTTCGCGGCGGTCCTGGTCCTGGGGGCACTGGTGGGGGTGCTGGGGCCGGATCTGCGCCGGATCCCCACCGCCCCGCAGTGGGAGCACTACGCCCGCCAGGAGGGGCTGGCCGTCGAGGAGTGA
- a CDS encoding winged helix-turn-helix domain-containing protein, with protein sequence MSAGDETGAPGASGDDTMQSAQPATRAQLRALAHPLRLEIIDEVRRRGTARAADVAEGLSLPANSVSYHLRILARGGVLEEAPEAARDRRDRVWRLTQKTFGFGSDTESLDDADGADPEYMDASGATSLAAVDWMRTAWAREVARSTSRPTTPGEGLGSMYAGTLRLSREQATALNRTVQSEITRYSELNRDEQGGDTPGDPDSEGEALTYRVLWAAVGEQHAGPDDAPQGRRG encoded by the coding sequence ATGAGTGCTGGAGACGAGACGGGCGCCCCAGGGGCGAGCGGCGACGACACGATGCAGTCGGCCCAGCCCGCGACCCGTGCGCAGCTGCGGGCGCTGGCTCATCCCCTGCGCCTGGAGATCATCGACGAGGTGCGACGTCGCGGCACGGCCCGCGCCGCGGACGTGGCCGAGGGGCTCTCCCTGCCGGCGAACTCCGTGAGCTACCACCTGCGGATCCTCGCCCGTGGGGGCGTGCTCGAGGAGGCTCCCGAAGCCGCCCGCGACCGTCGCGACCGGGTGTGGCGGCTGACTCAGAAGACATTCGGCTTCGGGAGCGACACCGAGAGCCTCGACGATGCGGACGGCGCGGACCCCGAGTACATGGATGCCTCGGGCGCCACGTCGCTGGCCGCTGTCGACTGGATGCGCACGGCCTGGGCGCGCGAGGTCGCACGGTCGACCTCGCGCCCCACGACGCCGGGCGAGGGGCTGGGGTCGATGTACGCCGGAACGCTGCGCCTGTCGAGGGAGCAGGCCACCGCGCTGAATCGCACCGTCCAGAGCGAGATCACGCGGTACAGCGAGCTCAATCGCGATGAGCAGGGCGGAGACACCCCCGGCGACCCGGATTCCGAGGGGGAAGCACTGACGTATCGCGTCCTCTGGGCGGCCGTCGGCGAGCAGCACGCCGGCCCCGACGACGCGCCTCAGGGACGGCGCGGATAG
- a CDS encoding MFS transporter — protein sequence MTTTAPAATTLRRNSEYVRWLIGDVLLALGASIGVFAFPLVTYLATGSLAATGLVGLLEGVGGLIGMIPGGLLADRCERRRLRLIAGGTGALMQAVLIAVLLMGWASVPTLAVIAFLDRFRGTLLGSASDAMLKQIVPPAHLPRAFAVNEGRDAAVDMISGPVGGVLVGIALFCPPLAQLLGNIGSVVATLAMRGRYRPRAEDAVRTRVRDDLREAFAWILSQRIRLQLLGVAITVNLGTNGLILTVLLDLAADGIPAGRIGLLNTVLAASILLGAILAPRLVERVPTGVLTIVPVLVIAVVGVFVPLAPGMIAIGAAYAVMGVGLAPLNAASQGFFMHLTPVAMQGRIGSLMGLVAMGLMPLAPAVAGWGLDLVGPLITMLAFAGVTAVGAAVALLGPDLRRVPVAARWESFARDEGLAAGE from the coding sequence ATGACGACCACTGCCCCCGCCGCGACGACGCTGCGCAGAAACTCCGAATACGTCCGCTGGCTGATCGGGGACGTGCTGCTCGCCCTCGGCGCGAGCATCGGGGTCTTCGCGTTCCCGCTGGTGACGTACCTGGCCACCGGGTCGCTCGCGGCGACCGGTCTGGTGGGGCTCCTCGAGGGGGTCGGGGGCCTGATCGGGATGATCCCCGGCGGCCTGCTCGCCGACCGCTGCGAGCGCCGTCGACTGCGTCTGATCGCGGGCGGCACCGGGGCGCTGATGCAGGCCGTGCTGATCGCCGTGCTGCTGATGGGCTGGGCGAGCGTGCCGACGCTCGCCGTCATCGCCTTCCTCGACCGGTTCCGCGGCACACTGCTGGGCAGCGCGTCGGATGCGATGCTCAAGCAGATCGTCCCGCCCGCCCATCTGCCGCGGGCCTTCGCGGTCAACGAGGGGCGGGACGCGGCCGTGGACATGATCTCCGGGCCCGTCGGCGGCGTCCTGGTCGGGATCGCGCTCTTCTGCCCACCGCTCGCGCAGCTGCTGGGCAACATCGGGTCCGTCGTCGCGACCCTCGCCATGAGGGGCCGCTACCGCCCGCGGGCCGAGGACGCCGTCCGGACCCGGGTGCGGGACGACCTGCGCGAGGCCTTCGCCTGGATCCTGTCCCAACGCATCCGGCTGCAGCTGCTGGGGGTCGCGATCACCGTGAACCTCGGCACGAACGGGCTGATCCTCACCGTGCTGCTGGACCTCGCCGCGGACGGCATCCCCGCCGGGAGGATCGGCCTGCTGAACACCGTGCTGGCGGCCTCGATCCTGCTCGGCGCGATCCTGGCCCCCCGTCTGGTCGAGCGGGTCCCCACGGGCGTGCTCACGATCGTCCCGGTCCTGGTGATCGCGGTGGTCGGGGTGTTCGTCCCCCTCGCCCCGGGCATGATCGCGATCGGGGCGGCCTACGCGGTGATGGGAGTCGGGCTCGCCCCGCTGAACGCGGCCTCCCAGGGTTTCTTCATGCACCTCACCCCGGTGGCGATGCAGGGACGGATCGGCTCGCTGATGGGACTGGTGGCGATGGGGCTGATGCCGCTCGCTCCCGCGGTCGCGGGATGGGGGCTGGATCTCGTCGGACCGCTGATCACGATGCTCGCGTTCGCCGGCGTCACCGCGGTCGGTGCCGCCGTGGCGCTGCTCGGGCCCGACCTGCGGCGGGTCCCGGTCGCCGCGCGGTGGGAGAGCTTCGCCCGGGACGAAGGGCTCGCCGCGGGGGAGTGA
- a CDS encoding FAD/NAD(P)-binding protein, which translates to MITDLGPPGEALRPRHTGGMTVATPDLARTVAVIGAGPRGTAIIERLVAASHRRDWRGPLTVHLVDPFVGRGGRVWRHDQSEVLLMNTTTCQTTMYPDASCHAVMPSLHSETLADHLAAEGLGPGDFASRAAHGRYLARVLETAEADADPARLRIVHHGAEAVDITGPADGIQRVRLSDSRVLRADAVALALGHLPTALGPRSQQLADAAVRHGLVHLGPDNPLEVDYVSLLGRESIAVQGLGLNFYDAVGMLTAAAGGRFVPDDRAPSGLRYLPGGDEPRLVVGSRSGMVYRPKPDLGPEPPAPHSPQILTGERVLELAVRSAGVDHEREVMPLILAELRRALAGAGFAELATDEVLLRWLFPFGRRGGETAEAHRRTREVLRGSLRAATDPDPAWVLVYRVLIAMRTQVNRLIDLGAYTTDSVRRDIDGHLRNAFASWASGPPVARVRQLLALEEAGLVRFLGPRMHLDIDDEAGRFAARGADGPAILCDGVLEAHLPPVDLPAYRSALIGAWRERGEVQKDSWASRGSRRRMLTGSIAVDGLYAPIGTDGTVYERRLLVGVPVSTAQPGSAITAEPGTSAQLLRHAEAVALRLARAGGALGDL; encoded by the coding sequence ATGATCACAGACCTGGGCCCGCCCGGTGAGGCGCTCCGCCCGCGCCATACTGGGGGGATGACCGTCGCCACCCCCGATCTCGCCCGCACCGTCGCCGTGATCGGGGCGGGGCCGCGGGGCACGGCGATCATCGAGCGCCTGGTCGCCGCCTCCCACCGTCGCGACTGGCGCGGACCGCTGACCGTGCACCTGGTGGATCCCTTCGTCGGCCGCGGCGGCAGGGTCTGGCGGCACGACCAGTCCGAGGTGCTGCTGATGAACACCACCACCTGCCAGACCACGATGTATCCCGACGCCAGCTGCCACGCGGTGATGCCGTCCCTGCACTCCGAGACCCTCGCCGACCACCTCGCCGCGGAGGGCCTGGGTCCCGGCGACTTCGCCTCCCGCGCCGCCCATGGCCGTTACCTCGCCCGCGTGCTGGAGACCGCCGAGGCCGACGCGGACCCGGCCCGGCTGCGGATCGTCCACCACGGCGCCGAGGCGGTGGACATCACCGGGCCGGCCGACGGGATCCAGCGGGTGCGGCTCAGCGACAGCCGCGTGCTGCGGGCCGATGCCGTGGCCCTCGCCCTCGGCCACCTGCCCACCGCGCTCGGCCCCCGCTCCCAGCAGCTCGCCGACGCCGCCGTCCGTCACGGCCTGGTCCACCTCGGTCCCGACAACCCGCTCGAGGTGGATTACGTCTCGCTGCTGGGCCGCGAGTCGATCGCCGTGCAGGGCCTGGGCCTGAACTTCTACGACGCGGTCGGCATGCTCACCGCCGCCGCCGGCGGCCGCTTCGTCCCCGACGACCGCGCCCCCTCGGGACTGCGCTACCTGCCCGGCGGCGATGAGCCGCGCCTCGTCGTCGGCTCCCGCTCCGGCATGGTCTACCGCCCCAAGCCCGATCTCGGCCCCGAGCCGCCCGCCCCGCACTCCCCGCAGATCCTCACCGGCGAGCGGGTGCTGGAGCTGGCGGTGCGTTCGGCGGGCGTCGACCACGAGCGGGAGGTGATGCCGCTGATCCTCGCCGAGCTGCGCCGGGCGCTCGCCGGGGCCGGCTTCGCCGAGCTCGCCACCGACGAGGTGCTGCTGCGATGGCTGTTCCCCTTCGGCCGACGCGGCGGTGAGACGGCCGAGGCCCACCGGCGCACCCGCGAGGTGCTGCGCGGCTCCCTGCGCGCGGCCACCGATCCCGATCCCGCCTGGGTGCTCGTCTACCGGGTGCTGATCGCCATGCGCACCCAGGTGAACCGGCTCATCGACCTGGGGGCGTACACCACCGACTCCGTGCGCCGCGACATCGACGGACACCTGCGCAACGCCTTCGCCTCCTGGGCCTCCGGCCCGCCCGTGGCGCGGGTGCGCCAGCTGCTCGCCCTCGAGGAAGCAGGACTGGTGCGGTTCCTCGGGCCGCGCATGCACCTGGACATCGACGATGAGGCGGGGCGCTTCGCGGCGCGGGGGGCCGACGGCCCGGCCATCCTGTGCGACGGCGTGCTCGAGGCGCACCTTCCGCCGGTGGACCTGCCCGCCTACCGCAGCGCCCTGATCGGGGCGTGGCGCGAGCGCGGGGAGGTCCAGAAGGATTCCTGGGCCTCCCGCGGCAGCCGCCGACGGATGCTGACCGGATCCATCGCCGTGGACGGGCTCTACGCCCCCATCGGGACGGACGGGACCGTCTACGAGCGGCGCCTGCTGGTGGGGGTCCCGGTGTCCACCGCGCAGCCCGGCTCGGCGATCACCGCCGAACCCGGCACCTCCGCGCAGCTGCTGCGCCACGCCGAGGCCGTCGCCCTGCGTCTGGCCCGGGCCGGGGGAGCACTGGGCGATCTGTGA
- the dapE gene encoding succinyl-diaminopimelate desuccinylase, which yields MHTAPAPVLDPHADIVELTAAIVDIESVSGNEAALADAVEAALRTHADHLEVIRDGDTVIARTHRGLDRRVLLAGHLDTVPVADNLPSTRRTRAGREELVGRGSCDMKGGVAVFLQLAVEAVTAPVDLTWVFYDHEEVAAADNSLTRIAAEHPDHLSADFAILGEPTSAGVEGGCKGTMKLAVTARGIAAHSARDWVGDNAIHHLAPVLERLAAYEARRAVIDGLEYRECLNAVEISGGIAGNVIPDRATALLNYRFAPDTSVEQAEAHVREVLAGLDLEITITDSAAGALPGLSDPAAADFLAALGEDVTLAAKQGWTDVARFAALGTPAVNFGPGDPLLAHTDDEHVPLTDLRSTREVLGRWLGVTR from the coding sequence ATGCACACTGCTCCCGCGCCCGTCCTGGACCCTCACGCCGACATCGTCGAGCTGACCGCCGCGATCGTCGACATCGAATCGGTCTCCGGGAACGAGGCGGCGCTCGCCGATGCGGTCGAGGCCGCGCTGCGCACCCACGCCGATCACCTCGAGGTGATCCGCGACGGGGACACGGTCATCGCCCGCACCCACCGCGGTCTGGACCGCCGGGTGCTGCTGGCCGGCCACCTCGACACCGTCCCGGTGGCGGACAACCTGCCGTCGACCCGACGCACCCGAGCCGGCCGCGAGGAGCTCGTCGGGCGCGGCAGCTGCGACATGAAGGGCGGCGTCGCGGTGTTCCTGCAGCTCGCGGTCGAGGCCGTCACCGCCCCCGTCGACCTCACCTGGGTGTTCTACGACCATGAGGAGGTCGCGGCCGCGGACAACTCCCTGACCCGCATCGCCGCCGAGCATCCCGACCATCTCTCGGCGGACTTCGCGATCCTCGGCGAGCCGACCTCGGCCGGCGTCGAGGGCGGCTGCAAGGGCACCATGAAGCTCGCCGTCACCGCGCGCGGCATCGCCGCCCACTCGGCCCGCGACTGGGTGGGGGACAACGCGATCCACCACCTCGCGCCGGTGCTCGAGCGCCTGGCCGCCTACGAGGCCCGCCGCGCCGTGATCGACGGGCTCGAGTACCGCGAGTGCCTCAATGCCGTGGAGATCTCCGGCGGTATCGCCGGCAACGTGATCCCCGATCGCGCCACCGCCCTGCTGAACTACCGCTTCGCGCCCGACACCTCCGTCGAGCAGGCCGAGGCGCATGTGCGCGAGGTGCTGGCCGGGCTCGACCTCGAGATCACGATCACGGACTCCGCCGCCGGCGCGCTGCCGGGACTCTCCGACCCCGCCGCGGCGGACTTCCTCGCCGCCCTGGGGGAGGACGTCACCCTCGCCGCCAAGCAGGGCTGGACCGATGTGGCCCGCTTCGCCGCCCTGGGGACCCCGGCGGTGAACTTCGGGCCCGGTGATCCGCTGCTCGCCCACACCGACGACGAGCACGTGCCGCTGACCGACCTCCGCTCGACCCGCGAGGTCCTGGGCCGCTGGCTGGGAGTCACCCGCTGA